GGACGAGCGCGGCCTGTTGGATACGACGATGGTGCTGGCACTGGGTGAATTCGGGCGGACCCCGAAAATCAATCCGGGTGGCGGTCGTGATCACTGGTCGAATGCGATGTCTGTATTGATGGCCGGCGGTGGAACTCCCGGCGGTTTGGCTCTGGGAGCAACCGATAAAGCCGGTTACTCTGCGGTCGAACGTGTGCTCTCCCCTGAAAACTTTGTCTCGACCATTTACACCAAAATGGGCATCGATCCCGACAAAGTCCTGTATACACCGGAAGGTCGTCCTTCGCACCTTGTCAGCGATCCGACACCAATTCCGGAACTGTTTGCTTAGAATGACTGCACTCCGACTGAGAATGATTTTGCCGATGTTTTCCACCGCTCAGATTCTGCCCGCTGTTCTCGCATTCTCAGTTGTCTTCAGCCTCTCTGCCACGACCAGTGCGGCACCGCCCAGCGTGAACTACCTCAATCCCGCCGGGGGGCAGGTCGGTCAGAAGGTAGACGTCAGCGTCGACAAAACACTGGGAACGCAGCCGGTTTCGGTCTGGACGTCGTCTCCCGGTTTGAAAGTCGAAATCCCCGCCAAACCTGCGAAAGGCAAAGAGAAGCAGTTTTCGATACAAATCGATCCCAACACCAAACCCGGCCTCTACTGGCTCCGATTTCATAACGCCGAAGGCGCATCGGGAATTCGTCCGTTCCTGGTCGGCACACTGGCCGAACAGGCCGAAGCCGAGCCCAACGAAAAACTATCCGAGGCTCAGCAGGTCGAGTTACCCAGTGCAACCATTAATGGCGTTCTGGCCAAGAGTGGTGATGTCGACACCTATCAGGTTTCCCTTAAAAAAGGCCAGACTCTGATCGCTGCGCAGACTGCCAACGAACAACTGGGTTCGCCCATGGATGGCGTGCTGCAGATTCTCAATCACCGCGGCACCGTGCTTTCACAAATCGATGACACACTCTGGTTCGACCCCCGGATTGTATTCACCGCTCCCGCCGACGGTACCTATTTCGTTCGTACGTTCGCTTTTCCCGCCGACCCCAACAGTACCATTCGCTTTGCCGGCGCTGCTTCATATATTTATCGGCTCACCCTGACAACAGGACCGTTCGTCGATCACAGTCTGCCACTAGCCTGGCATCCTTCCACTGCGAAACCGGTGGCACTGGAAGGCTGGAACCTTCCCGTGAAGCTGAAGACGCAAATGCCGTCAGTTATGGAATCGAACGAAAGTGCTCTGCTCAGTGCTCCTCAATTGGGGAACAGTTTGACGATTCCCATGAGTACCACCCCAGTCGTGCTGGAAACGAAAGCGACACAGGAAGAAGCAGGGCAACAGTTGACGCTGCCAACGACCGTCACCGGTAAGATTGCGGAGCCGGAAGAGATCGACGTCTATCGGTTCACCGCGAAAAAGGGTGAGAAACTTTCGTTCAAAGTCGATTCCCATGACCTGGGCTATCCGCTGGATCCACATGTGAAATTGTTCGATGCGAAAGGAAAACTACTGAAAGAGATCGACGACCCGAAACGGAATTATTTCGATGCCCGCCTGGATTACTCGATTCCCGCCGATGGCGAATACCGTCTGGAAGTGACCGACCGTTTCCAGCATGGCGGCTTTCGCTATGTGTATCTGCTGTCGATTCTGCCAACTGAAGCTGATTTCTCACTGCAGGCAGCCAATGAACTATATACGCTAACCGCCGGCGATAAGCCGCTGGAAATCGACGTCACGATCGACCGACAGAGCCCCCGCTTCAACGACGACATCGAAGTCAGCATCGCCGGTCTGCCGGAAGGGGCAACCTGCGAGCCCATCGTTTCCAAAGTCAAAGACAAAGGAGGCAAGTCGGTCAAGCTGAAGCTGGAAGCCAAGAAAGACGTCGTCTTCCAAGGTTCGTTAGTCATTCAGGGAACCAGCGCGAAAGACAAATCAAAGCAGCACACCGCGACCGCCGTCATCAAAGGCATCAGCCCCAAACGCAACACGGCAAGACCCAAACCCGATCTCGAACTCCCCTACCTGTGGCTGACGATTAAAAAGAAGTAAGGGTTGGTATAATCATTCTTCAGAGCAAAAAAAGTTGAGCCCGCGTAAAATCGGGCTCAACTGAAATATATTCTTAACTGAAAGTATAATCTGTATGACTTTCAGCAACCTGTGGAGATTTGCCGCCCGTTTTTATAACAATGGGCCCCCCTGTTCCACTGGTAGGTTTCTTGGCAGTAAATGAAATTGAAATCTCAGTCCAGTTTGTGCTGCCTGTTGCCAGTGTCTGGTCCGTACCAGCAATAGAGATACTGCCGGCAGTTTTTCCCAGATTTATGCCGTTCAACGTGTAAGCGCTTCCATCTTTTAATTCTGTGACAGGTCCTGTTGCATCCTGTACGGACAGGATTAGAGGGGTGTTGGAAATATATGCCTGTAATTCATTGACCAGTAACTGGTATTCTGAATCATCGGCAATGGATGCCAGGTCGCCTGCGTATTTGCGAATCCAATTCGGTACAACGAATAAAAAAGTATCTTTATGCAGCTGTAAGTCAAATGACCCTTTCTGGACTTTTACACAAGGCGAAACATCAACCACGGTTTTCACCTGATCTTCGTCAAGATAGAAATACAATACATTGACTAGAGGCATTCCAAATAGATACTCACACACAAAAAGCAGGTTGCCAATCTTGTGATGTTTCGAAGTACGGCTGTAGGAAACCGAGGCCTGCTTCCCCATAGCATTCAAGGATGCCATTAAGGCTGCAGCGCCAACTCCGTCAGTCAACACAACGCCGAGGACTGCTTCAATAAATTCGATATTAAACGTAGCTGATATTGTATCTTTATGAAAATGCAAATCTTCTTTGTGAACATTAACGAATAGTCCAGAGCGGTTTACTAGCGCATCCAGAGCCTCATAATCATAGATTGAATAATAATCAGAGAATTTGTAAGGTGGCGTGGCACCAGGTTTTGGTAAACTGGTAATGGCTTTTGTCATGGCTGCGAAAAACACCGCCACCTCTTCAAATAACTCCTGGGCAGACGGGTTGATTTGTGAAGTGATAGGCTCTGTTGAAGATAACATCACATTTCCGGTCTCATTGAAAACATAATATTTTTCTGCCGGTTGATTGTATTTCGCTGCATTGCTGGAAGGAGATTTCAACGTCCTCGCAGGCCATTTTTTGGCGGGTGGTGTGGGTGGTGGAGTGCCTCCTGCTTTTGAAGCGAGAGAAACTGCATTTCCGCCTCTTACAACATGAGCTGTCAGTTCCACGTTGTGGTCGAGTCCGCCTGGCGAAGGGAATGGGTGTGTGATACTAACAGCTCTCGTATAACCATAAATGGTCAACCCGATCAACTGCCCGCGGCGCTCCAGTTCCACACAGAGTGCTGCAGCAAAGCTGGTCATGGAATCTGCGCAGACTTCCATTAGAATGGGTCCTGTATAGCCTGCCGGTAAATTGGCAATGAGCAAGTCAGCTAACTGTGAAACATTCCAGGACCAACTCACCGGCCCATTGAGATTCGCATCGCCAATTTCTGAATCATTACCGTGTCCGGTAATACAGAGTACTTCGCCCGGTTGTATCTGGCTAAGTAATGCGCGCATCGCGACAGTTGCTGCCGGGTTCCCCCCCTGGTTCAGTATTTCAACTGTCCCCCACGCAGCACTATTGGAACCAGGATCGTTTACCCAATCAATTACAGCCTGGTCCTGAGTCAATACAATCAGCATGTTGCACCTCACAAAATCAATAAAATGAGAAAGGTTAAGTGTGATCACTGAATTGAACAAGGAT
This window of the Gimesia fumaroli genome carries:
- a CDS encoding PPC domain-containing protein — encoded protein: MFSTAQILPAVLAFSVVFSLSATTSAAPPSVNYLNPAGGQVGQKVDVSVDKTLGTQPVSVWTSSPGLKVEIPAKPAKGKEKQFSIQIDPNTKPGLYWLRFHNAEGASGIRPFLVGTLAEQAEAEPNEKLSEAQQVELPSATINGVLAKSGDVDTYQVSLKKGQTLIAAQTANEQLGSPMDGVLQILNHRGTVLSQIDDTLWFDPRIVFTAPADGTYFVRTFAFPADPNSTIRFAGAASYIYRLTLTTGPFVDHSLPLAWHPSTAKPVALEGWNLPVKLKTQMPSVMESNESALLSAPQLGNSLTIPMSTTPVVLETKATQEEAGQQLTLPTTVTGKIAEPEEIDVYRFTAKKGEKLSFKVDSHDLGYPLDPHVKLFDAKGKLLKEIDDPKRNYFDARLDYSIPADGEYRLEVTDRFQHGGFRYVYLLSILPTEADFSLQAANELYTLTAGDKPLEIDVTIDRQSPRFNDDIEVSIAGLPEGATCEPIVSKVKDKGGKSVKLKLEAKKDVVFQGSLVIQGTSAKDKSKQHTATAVIKGISPKRNTARPKPDLELPYLWLTIKKK